Proteins from one Vibrio pomeroyi genomic window:
- a CDS encoding acetoacetate--CoA ligase, giving the protein MHESNNPIWQPSEQRIDDANLTRFIDSLEQSGLNLDRNVKSYAELHQWSVDQPESFWQNVWQFCGMVGSQGSINKAESEAIKAQGESRWQQPKSNRDAAWFPNAQINYAENLLRLAHTMPDELAIWFENERGEQQSYTWKTLCEAVSSVQQWLVDSGVKQGDVVAAYTPYLPQTVIAMLAATSLGAIWTSTSPDFGVESVIERFGQVKPKVLFTCDGYTFNGKTFDMTDKNREIIEHLNALKQVCQIGYLGKNDFENDVSTRSWHSIINHYQPQPVRFVRVGFNEPLFVLYSSGTTGKPKCIVHSVGGTTINHLKEHQLHCDVKPNDRVFYYTTCGWMMWNWHVSALASGACLVIFDGSPVYPQPNVLWDLAQRADVSLFGTSAKYLEAIDKAELSPIDSHSLPHLRTLCSTGSVLYPEQFDYVYKHIKQDLHLASISGGTDICGCFVLGNPISPVYRGECQQAGLGVDIKVFNSTGHKVDHERGELVCTNSLPNFPVGFWNDTGERYHNTYWDRFDNVWHHGDEVAQSVHGGYLFYGRGDTTLNPGGVRIGTAEIYQQVNTIEGIIDSIAVGKDVDRNEQIWLFVQLQQGVDLNETLLAAIKSKLKSSCSPRHVPSQIFTISEVPKTRSGKLVELAVKQVVNGKAVENIGAIANADVLDEIKRVISL; this is encoded by the coding sequence ATGCACGAAAGCAATAATCCCATTTGGCAGCCAAGCGAGCAGCGTATAGATGATGCCAACTTAACCCGATTTATCGATAGCCTTGAACAGTCTGGGTTAAACCTAGATAGGAACGTAAAAAGCTACGCCGAACTCCATCAATGGTCTGTGGATCAGCCGGAATCATTTTGGCAAAACGTATGGCAGTTTTGTGGAATGGTCGGCTCGCAAGGCTCTATTAACAAGGCAGAAAGCGAGGCCATCAAAGCTCAAGGTGAGAGCCGTTGGCAGCAGCCTAAATCGAATCGCGATGCGGCTTGGTTTCCCAATGCACAGATAAACTACGCCGAGAACTTGCTGCGCTTGGCACACACCATGCCTGATGAGCTTGCGATTTGGTTTGAGAATGAACGTGGCGAACAACAGAGCTATACATGGAAAACCCTGTGTGAAGCGGTCTCTAGCGTTCAGCAATGGCTTGTCGATAGCGGAGTGAAGCAAGGTGATGTGGTTGCTGCGTATACGCCCTATCTGCCACAAACCGTAATAGCGATGCTGGCAGCCACCAGCTTGGGCGCGATTTGGACATCGACCTCGCCTGATTTCGGTGTCGAGAGTGTGATTGAACGATTTGGCCAAGTGAAACCTAAGGTGTTGTTCACCTGTGATGGCTATACCTTCAATGGCAAAACATTCGATATGACGGATAAGAACCGTGAAATCATCGAGCACTTAAACGCGCTAAAACAGGTGTGTCAGATCGGTTACTTGGGAAAGAATGACTTTGAAAATGATGTATCGACCCGAAGCTGGCACAGCATCATCAATCATTATCAGCCACAACCTGTACGGTTTGTGCGTGTCGGCTTCAATGAACCATTGTTTGTACTCTACTCTTCCGGCACCACAGGCAAGCCAAAGTGCATTGTTCACTCGGTTGGTGGCACCACCATCAACCACCTAAAAGAGCATCAGCTTCATTGCGACGTTAAGCCAAACGATCGCGTGTTCTACTACACCACTTGTGGTTGGATGATGTGGAACTGGCACGTCTCTGCGCTCGCCAGCGGTGCTTGTTTAGTTATCTTCGATGGTAGCCCAGTTTACCCGCAACCCAATGTACTGTGGGACTTGGCACAGCGCGCCGATGTGTCGCTGTTTGGCACTTCAGCCAAGTATCTAGAAGCGATCGATAAGGCTGAGCTCTCACCTATCGACAGTCACTCTCTGCCTCATTTAAGAACACTGTGCTCGACCGGTTCTGTGCTTTACCCAGAGCAGTTTGATTACGTTTACAAACACATCAAACAAGACCTGCATTTAGCGTCCATTTCTGGTGGTACAGATATTTGTGGCTGCTTTGTGTTGGGTAATCCTATCTCGCCAGTATATCGCGGTGAATGCCAACAGGCAGGGCTTGGCGTCGACATCAAGGTATTCAATTCAACGGGCCATAAAGTCGATCACGAACGTGGTGAACTGGTATGCACCAACTCCCTCCCAAACTTCCCAGTTGGCTTTTGGAATGACACCGGAGAGCGCTATCACAACACCTACTGGGATAGGTTCGATAATGTATGGCATCACGGTGACGAAGTCGCACAGAGCGTGCATGGCGGCTATCTGTTCTATGGGCGAGGCGACACAACACTCAATCCCGGTGGCGTGCGAATTGGTACCGCCGAGATCTACCAGCAAGTCAATACCATTGAGGGCATCATCGATTCCATCGCCGTCGGCAAAGATGTCGACCGCAATGAGCAGATTTGGCTGTTCGTTCAACTGCAGCAAGGTGTGGATTTAAATGAAACGCTATTGGCTGCCATCAAGAGCAAGCTCAAGTCGTCTTGCTCGCCAAGGCATGTACCGAGCCAAATTTTTACTATCAGCGAGGTGCCAAAAACACGCTCAGGAAAACTGGTGGAGTTAGCGGTGAAACAGGTGGTAAATGGCAAAGCCGTCGAGAACATCGGCGCGATAGCCAATGCGGACGTGCTCGATGAGATAAAGCGCGTGATTTCGCTTTAG